In the genome of Paenarthrobacter ilicis, the window ACCGACACCCAGATCAGTATTTTTCTCAGTGAGTCCGTGGTGTTCGAAGACGACACCGATAAGGGCTTGGACTTCGACACTCTCTACGGACTGTATATCAGTTGGTGCGTCCTCGGCCGCAAGGTTCCCATCCCTGACTCAGCGTTCAAAACAGCATTGACCCTGGAAGGCTTGAAGCCGGAAAAGGATCCCACGGGCCAGCGTGTCTACGTTGGAATGACCATGGTGGGCGCGGCAGCCAGGGATTACGTGGTGAACAATGTTCCCATGTGGACGGAGACGGCCACAGCTCCGGCCCCGGTACTCCTGGGCGACCATGAGAATGCGGTGGCTTCCATCGCCTGACCTTCGCTGACAGCGGACTTACAGCCCATGCCCCTAGTATTTCTTAAGGGACATGGGCTGTTTCCGTCTCCGGGTGCCCGCTGAAAGGACAATGTGAAGCCATCCATCGTTTGGTTCCGCGACGACCTCAGGGTCGCCGACAATCCAGCGCTGCGGGCTGCCGTCGACGACGGCGCAGCCGTAGCCCTGTACGTCCTGGACGAGGAATCGCCGGGCATCCGCCCCCACGGCGGTGCTTCACGCTGGTGGCTGCATCATTCGCTGACCGCGCTCCGCGAGGATCTTGAGGGGCTGGGTATCCCTTTGATACTCCGCCGCGGCCCTGCGGCGGAGGTCGTGCAGAAGACCGCCTCCACGGTGGGCGCCGGCGCGCTGTTCTGGAACCGGCGGTACGGCGGGGCTGAGCGGACGGTCGACGCCGGTATCAAGCAGTGGGCTAACGATTCAGGCCTGCACGTCTCAAGTTTCCAGGCGTCGCTGCTTCATGAGCCGTGGGAGGTCACCACCAAAACCGGTGGCCAGTACAAGGTCTTCACTCCGTTCTGGCGGACCATCTCGGCCCAGGATTTCCGGGAACCCCTGGCAGTCCCGGAGGCTGGCCACGGATACTCCGGCACCCTGCCTGCCTATGACCAACTGGACTCCTGGCATCTCCTGCCCACCCGGCCCGACTGGGCCGGTGGCCTGGCGGACATGTGGATTCCCGGCTCTGCGGGTGGCCACAAGCGCCTTGAGGAGTTCGTGGGCAATGGCCTCTCCAGCTACAGCGAGGGCCGCAACCGCCCTGACACGGACGGGAGCAGTTGCCTTTCGCCGTATTTGCGGTGGGGCGAGCTCAGCCCCTTCGAGGTGTGGCACGCCCTGAAGAACCGGCGCTCGGAGAGTGCCTCGATTTTCGCTTCGGAGCTGGGCTGGCGCGAGTTCTGCTGGCATCAGTATTTCCACAACCCCACCCTGGCCACCGCCAACCTTCGGTCCGAGTTCGATCGCTTCCCTTGGGCTTGGCCGGGCAGCAACGGGGACCACGGAAAGCACCCCGGCCACGAGTCGGCCCCGGAGGAATTCCAGGCGTGGAAGAAGGGCCTCACAGGATTCCCCATGGTGGACGCCGGCCAACGGCAGCTCTGGAAGACCGGCTGGATGCACAACCGTGTCAGGATGGTTGCTGCGAGCTTCCTGGTGAAGAACCTGGGCATCCACTGGCAGCTGGGCGAGCAATGGTTCTGGGACACGCTGGTGGATGCCGACCCTGCGTCCAACCCGGCCAACTGGCAGTGGGTCGCCGGTTCGGGAGCTGACGCCTCGCCGTTCTTCAGGATCTTCAACCCTGAGTCGCAGCGGACCAAGTTTGATCCGCAGGGCAAGTACATTGCGCATTGGATTCCGGAGTTCGGCACGCCCGATTACCCGGAAGGCATTGTGGACCTGAAGACCACCCGCGCCGAGGCGCTGGAGGCGTACAAGGGTATGCGGGAAGTCCACTAGGGCGGTGCTCGCGGGCCGCTTGTAGGCTGGCCTGATGTCCACCGAACTGCTTCTGAAAATCCTGCTGGCACTGTTTACTGCGGTGTTCATCGCCGCCATTGCGTGGTGGGCCAGGAAACACCCCAACAGGTCCAAGGAGTACCCGGAGCGGGTCCGCATGCCCAAAATTGTTCCCTTTGTGGGGTGGCTCTTCCTGAGCGTGGGTCTTCTCATGAGCCTGGTTTCGTTCACCTACGATCGTTCCCCCTTGGGTGCCCGAATCGCTGCGGTGGCCATCGTCCTGGGCGGGTTGGCTTTCCTCTTTATGTACCGCAACTTCTACATAGCCTCCAGGGCCCATGAGGTGGCCTTCCGCAGCGTGCTCGGTGCAGAACATGTCCTCCAGTACAGCGACATCGTCCAGTATTCCGTGGTGACCATGAAGGGACAGCCGTTCCTCACGGTGAGGTCGGCAGAGGGTGTGAAACTCAGCCTGAACATCCGGTCATATGACGTGACGCCGTTGATGAGGGCCATTGATTTCCATAAGGTCACGGGTCAGTGGCCTGCCCGCACGGACGTTGTGGAGGGAGCGCCGGGCACCGGAATCGCCTCCTCTGGAATTTAGTAGGAAGTCCGAGTATATTCAGGGTCAGAGATGACCTGGATCACAATTGGTCACGTGTTCCCCCGCTCGGGCCCAGCCCCGGCGGCACGGCAGTCATTCACGATGCAAAGGAGCATTTCACCATGGTGCGTGAGCTTTCCCATTACGTGGGCGGCCAGAGGATCGACGGCACGTCCGGGCGGTTCAGTGACGTCTACGATCCCTGCACTGGCCAGGTCCAGGCGCGGCTTCCCCTGGCCAGCGCGGACGAGGTTCGCGACGCGGTCGCAAATGCCGGGAAGGGCCAGCTCGAGTGGGCAGCCATGAACCCGCAACGCCGGGGGCGCATCCTGCTCAAGTTCGTGGACCTGGTCAACCAGAACATGGACGAGCTCGCCACGCTCCTGTCCTCCGAGCACGGCAAGACCTTCGCCGACGCCAAAGGCGATATCCAGCGGGGGATTGAAGTGGTGGAGTTCTCCGCCGGTGCTCCGCATTTGCTCAAGGGCGAATTCTCGGACAACGCGGGCCAAGGGATCGATGTCCACTCCCTGCGCCAGCCGCTGGGCGTGGTCGCAGGCATCACCCCTTTCAACTTCCCGGCCATGATCCCGCTCTGGAAATCGGGACCCGCACTCGCGGCGGGCAACGCGTTCATCCTCAAGCCCTCCGAGCGTGATCCCTCCGTTCCGCTGCGCCTGGCGGAGCTCTACAGCCAGGCCGGCGTTCCGGACGGCGTGTTCAACGTGATCAACGGGGACAAGGAAGCCGTAGACGCGCTGCTGGAAGATCCGCGGGTCAAGGCCATTGGCTTTGTGGGGTCCACGCCGATCGCCCAGTACATCTACGCCACCGCCGCAGCGCACGGCAAACGCGCGCAGTGTTTTGGCGGGGCCAAGAACCACATGGTGATCATGCCCGACGCCGATCTGGACATGGCTGCCGACGCCCTGATGGGTGCGGGGTACGGTTCCGCCGGCGAACGCTGCATGGCGATCTCGGTGGCCGTTCCGGTGGGCCAGGAAACCGCAGACGCGCTGGTGGCCAAGCTGACCGAGCGCATCAAGGACCTCAAGGTGGGACACAGCCTGGATAAGGACTCGGACTTCGGTCCTGTGGTGGCCGCTTCTGCCAAGGAGAGGATCGAGGGCTACATCCAGTCCGGCGTGGAAGAAGGCGCAACCCTGGTCACCGATGGCCGTGGACTCACCGTGGACGGCTACGACGGCGGATTCTGGGTTGGTCCCACGCTGTTCGACAACGTCACCAAGGACATGAAGATCTACAAGGAAGAGATCTTCGGCCCGGTCCTCAGCGTGCTGCGCGCGGCTGACTACGACGAAGCGCTCAGGCTCTGCAGCGAGCATGAGTTCGGCAACGGCGTCGCCATCTTCACCCGCGACGGCGACTCCGCCCGCGACTTCGCCAGCCGCGTGGAAGTCGGGATGGTGGGAATCAACGTTCCCATTCCCGTGCCGATCGCCTACTACACGTTCGGCGGTTGGAAGGCCTCCGGCTTCGGTGACCTGAACCAGCACGGCGCCGACGCCTTCCGCTTCTACACCAAGACCAAGACCGTGACGTCCCGGTGGCCTTCCGGCATTCGCCAGGGCGCAAGCTTCGTGATGCCGGCAGGCAGCTAATGGGGGCTGAAGAGGTAGAGGAAGAAGTTCTGTTCGAGCGCCGCGGCCACCTGGGAATCGTCACGCTCAACCGCCCCAAGGCAGTCAACGCACTCAACGCAGGGATGGTCAAAGCGATGCTCAGCCAGTTGACGGACTGGGCCGACGACCCCGCCGTTGCCACCGTTGTGGTGCGTGGTGCGGGCGATCGCGGGCTGTGTGCCGGTGGCGACATCGTGGCCATTTACAAAGACATGCTGCACGGCGGAACGGAAACGGCGGAGTTCTGGGCGGACGAATACCGGCTCAACGCGCTGATCGCGCACTACCCCAAGCCCTATGTGGCCTTCATGGATGGCTTGGTCCTGGGCGGCGGGGTGGGTATTTCGGCGCATGGTTCGGTCCGGGTGGTCACCGAACGGACCCGGACCGGGATGCCGGAAACCACTATCGGTTTTGTGCCCGACGTCGGCGGCACGCTGCTGCTGTCCCGCTCACCGGGG includes:
- a CDS encoding FAD-binding domain-containing protein, producing MKPSIVWFRDDLRVADNPALRAAVDDGAAVALYVLDEESPGIRPHGGASRWWLHHSLTALREDLEGLGIPLILRRGPAAEVVQKTASTVGAGALFWNRRYGGAERTVDAGIKQWANDSGLHVSSFQASLLHEPWEVTTKTGGQYKVFTPFWRTISAQDFREPLAVPEAGHGYSGTLPAYDQLDSWHLLPTRPDWAGGLADMWIPGSAGGHKRLEEFVGNGLSSYSEGRNRPDTDGSSCLSPYLRWGELSPFEVWHALKNRRSESASIFASELGWREFCWHQYFHNPTLATANLRSEFDRFPWAWPGSNGDHGKHPGHESAPEEFQAWKKGLTGFPMVDAGQRQLWKTGWMHNRVRMVAASFLVKNLGIHWQLGEQWFWDTLVDADPASNPANWQWVAGSGADASPFFRIFNPESQRTKFDPQGKYIAHWIPEFGTPDYPEGIVDLKTTRAEALEAYKGMREVH
- a CDS encoding CoA-acylating methylmalonate-semialdehyde dehydrogenase, which gives rise to MVRELSHYVGGQRIDGTSGRFSDVYDPCTGQVQARLPLASADEVRDAVANAGKGQLEWAAMNPQRRGRILLKFVDLVNQNMDELATLLSSEHGKTFADAKGDIQRGIEVVEFSAGAPHLLKGEFSDNAGQGIDVHSLRQPLGVVAGITPFNFPAMIPLWKSGPALAAGNAFILKPSERDPSVPLRLAELYSQAGVPDGVFNVINGDKEAVDALLEDPRVKAIGFVGSTPIAQYIYATAAAHGKRAQCFGGAKNHMVIMPDADLDMAADALMGAGYGSAGERCMAISVAVPVGQETADALVAKLTERIKDLKVGHSLDKDSDFGPVVAASAKERIEGYIQSGVEEGATLVTDGRGLTVDGYDGGFWVGPTLFDNVTKDMKIYKEEIFGPVLSVLRAADYDEALRLCSEHEFGNGVAIFTRDGDSARDFASRVEVGMVGINVPIPVPIAYYTFGGWKASGFGDLNQHGADAFRFYTKTKTVTSRWPSGIRQGASFVMPAGS